In Babylonia areolata isolate BAREFJ2019XMU chromosome 19, ASM4173473v1, whole genome shotgun sequence, a single window of DNA contains:
- the LOC143293568 gene encoding uncharacterized protein LOC143293568, with translation MLNAHILYKKAGNSSTLLDFQKDVISAMIFGDQDQTLLKMTMLFVCVDDTSLMSSHIPHRSLATKEVQSLLEERTKKGCEVLLPRLPQQTSTVSGRLFSQVPHTAFLLAIDPGLLGNRPWTD, from the exons atgctgaatgcacacatcctctacaaaaaagcaggcaacagcagtacactcctggacttccagaaggatgtaattagtgccatgatttttggtgaccaagaccagacactgctaaagatgaccatgctgttcgtctgtgtggatgacacttcactgatgtcatcccacataccccacagaagcctggccacaaaggaggtgcagagtctgctggaagaaaggacaaagaaaggatgtgaggttctactgcccagactgccccagcaaaccagcactgtgtctggAAGACTGTTttcgcaagtaccacacacagcgtttttactggcgatagatcctgg actgctgggaaacagaccctggACTGACTGA